One genomic segment of Oncorhynchus nerka isolate Pitt River linkage group LG16, Oner_Uvic_2.0, whole genome shotgun sequence includes these proteins:
- the LOC135561191 gene encoding salivary glue protein Sgs-3-like has protein sequence MTSLLQVITKARITKPRITKPRITKPRITKPRITKPRVTKPRNTKPRVTKPRVTKPRVTKPRVTKPRNTKPRVTKPRNTKPRVTKPRITRPRVTKPRITKACITKALYHKAPYHQACITKPRITKARITKPPRITKPRITKPRITKPRITKPRITKPRITKARITKPRVTKPRVTKPRNTKPRVTKPRITKPRVTKPRNTKPRVTKPRNTKHRVTKPRVTKHRVTKPRVTKPRVTKPRNTKPRVTKPRITKPRITKPRITKAL, from the exons atgacgtcg CTGCTCCAAGTTATCACCAAGGCCCGTATCACCAAGCCCCGTATCACCAAGCCCCGTATCACCAAGCCCCGTATCACCAAGCCCCGTATCACCAAGCCCCGTGTCACCAAGCCCCGTAACACCAAGCCCCGTGTCACCAAGCCCCGTGTCACCAAGCCCCGTGTCACCAAGCCCCGTGTCACCAAGCCCCGTAACACCAAGCCCCGTGTCACCAAGCCCCGTAACACCAAGCCCCGTGTCACCAAGCCCCGTATCACCAGGCCCCGTGTCACCAAGCCCCGTATCACCAAGGCCTGTATCACCAAGGCCCTGTATCACAAAGCCCCGTATCACCAAGCCTGTATCACCAAGCCCCGTATCACCAAGGCCCGTATCACCAAGCCT CCCCGTATCACCAAGCCCCGTATCACCAAGCCCCGTATCACCAAGCCCCGTATCACCAAGCCCCGTATCACCAAGCCCCGTATCACCAAGGCCCGTATCACCAAGCCCCGTGTCACCAAGCCCCGTGTCACCAAGCCCCGTAACACCAAGCCCCGTGTCACCAAGCCCCGTATCACCAAGCCCCGTGTCACCAAGCCCCGTAACACCAAGCCCCGTGTCACCAAGCCCCGTAACACCAAGCACCGTGTCACCAAGCCCCGTGTCACCAAGCACCGTGTCACCAAGCCCCGTGTCACCAAGCCCCGTGTCACCAAGCCCCGTAACACCAAGCCCCGTGTCACCAAGCCCCGTATCACCAAGCCCCGTATCACCAAGCCCCGTATCACCAAGGCCCT ttga